The proteins below are encoded in one region of Ostrea edulis chromosome 3, xbOstEdul1.1, whole genome shotgun sequence:
- the LOC125676893 gene encoding zinc finger E-box-binding homeobox 1-like encodes MAENSEVIIIQLSNPGESFPEDLDNIVMSTADGANVAMPEGTSNQGIAIPIGNADQFTVRNTSEEIDMPIGNKDQITMENSIEEIAAPVQSNGQELTLKPEVQTMSETYFCDVNTPFPGEKQEDPSADQKSIAETPQEDATVTTEEDTSNVIGITHADGVLSVDIPLSDVMADPSITQTTSVVVNTEDTIPTYTDTHEMSIASTALTETQVTLSKPQPRIILKTNTQVSPSSSPSTSPVKKVVIPAGICVKSYLDDQVAYKITTSDVTEAISAVRTTSSQVSTTKLAPKSTTAKSRQTHQLVVTSMGLVRKALISDCPPSESTTSIQKFSTSPVGVTTTTQPTPTENTLQTFTLTDTHPSPAPLIPENEMVQSSHVEQLHGESLSGIGMSESGKQEENMSSENMEVGSYMTIDPIKKIKEEMKDEEDMASPVRKSYRAPKRKVVKDYEEIGVTPEDESQPAKKRAKTVTVTSPRKPAKGKPGRKPGPKPKSKLTVEEVYKSEDDGEEEEDIDNDFLKVCMIKCDKCDKHFLDKKKLALHKNQVHKTKRGPRTSGKEHICDVCGYVFKRREHWRRHKEVHQKSRPHTCEVCNKTFKRAEHVKRHQSVHFTNKPFPCLECSSAFTRPDHLAKHMLLHNDPEGYRQRRLAKKKKGNAGRGRPRGKGSKMIKTMPRGRGKVTVELREKVKPRREEEDFEYGDVPDDEYDDLETDEGDLLSTDEEERGGYDDDPKPTSLEKVY; translated from the coding sequence ATGGCAGAGAACTCTGAAGTTATTATTATCCAGTTGTCCAATCCTGGTGAATCATTCCCTGAAGATCTCGACAATATCGTCATGTCCACAGCTGATGGTGCAAATGTTGCTATGCCAGAGGGAACTTCTAACCAAGGAATTGCTATTCCAATAGGAAATGCGGACCAGTTTACTGTTCGAAACACAAGCGAGGAAATTGACATGCCAATAGGAAATAAGGACCAGATTACCATGGAAAACTCTATTGAAGAAATAGCTGCGCCGGTTCAAAGTAATGGGCAGGAACTGACACTCAAACCTGAAGTCCAAACGATGTCAGAAACATATTTCTGTGATGTGAATACCCCTTTTCCTGGTGAGAAACAGGAGGATCCTTCTGCGGATCAAAAAAGTATTGCAGAAACACCCCAGGAAGATGCAACAGTGACCACAGAGGAAGACACATCAAATGTGATTGGGATAACACATGCTGATGGTGTTCTCAGTGTAGATATTCCTTTATCAGATGTCATGGCCGATCCGTCGATAACACAAACAACATCTGTTGTGGTCAACACAGAGGACACAATTCCTACTTACACCGATACACATGAAATGAGTATTGCATCCACTGCTTTGACAGAAACCCAGGTCACTCTATCCAAACCTCAGCCAAGAATTATCCTAAAGACAAACACACAGGTGTCGCCGAGCTCGTCACCTTCCACATCACCTGTTAAAAAGGTAGTCATCCCAGCAGGAATATGTGTAAAGTCATACTTAGATGACCAGGTAGCGTACAAGATTACCACAAGTGATGTCACTGAAGCCATTTCTGCAGTGAGAACTACTTCTTCACAAGTCAGCACAACAAAATTAGCTCCCAAGTCTACCACAGCAAAGTCCAGACAAACTCATCAACTGGTAGTCACCTCTATGGGTCTTGTAAGAAAGGCACTTATATCAGACTGCCCACCATCAGAGTCCACAACATCTATTCAAAAATTCTCTACATCACCAGTTGGAGTCACCACAACAACCCAGCCTACCCCAACAGAAAACACCCTACAGACCTTTACTCTCACCGACACTCACCCGTCCCCTGCTCCCTTGATCCCAGAGAATGAGATGGTCCAGAGCTCCCATGTGGAGCAGCTACATGGGGAGTCTTTAAGTGGAATTGGTATGAGTGAATCGGGGAAACAAGAGGAGAATATGTCATCAGAAAACATGGAAGTTGGCAGCTACATGACAATAGATCCTATAAAGAAGATCAAGGAAGAAATGAAGGATGAGGAAGACATGGCCTCCCCAGTGAGAAAGAGCTATAGAGCCCCAAAGAGGAAGGTTGTGAAGGACTACGAGGAAATCGGTGTTACTCCTGAAGACGAGTCACAACCAGCTAAAAAACGAGCAAAGACTGTTACTGTCACATCACCAAGAAAACCAGCTAAAGGAAAACCGGGAAGAAAACCAGGCCCTAAACCCAAAAGTAAGCTGACTGTGGAGGAAGTTTACAAGAGCGAAGACGACggggaggaggaggaggataTTGATAACGACTTTTTAAAAGTTTGCATGATCAAGTGTGACAAATGTGACAAACATTTCTTAGACAAGAAAAAATTAGCACTTCACAAAAATCAGGTACATAAAACTAAGAGGGGTCCGAGAACCTCGGGCAAGGAGCACATTTGTGATGTCTGTGGTTATGTGTTTAAACGACGTGAACACTGGCGAAGGCATAAAGAGGTTCACCAGAAATCAAGACCCCACACTTGTGAAGTGTGTAACAAGACATTCAAGCGAGCTGAACATGTCAAGCGGCATCAGAGTGTTCACTTCACAAATAAGCCTTTCCCATGCTTAGAGTGTTCTAGTGCATTTACTAGGCCAGATCATCTTGCCAAACACATGCTCCTTCATAATGATCCAGAAGGCTACCGACAAAGGCGACTcgcaaagaaaaagaaagggaatGCAGGACGGGGACGACCAAGAGGTAAAGGTTCCAAAATGATCAAGACAATGCCAAGAGGTCGGGGGAAGGTCACTGTAGAACTGAGGGAAAAGGTCAAACCCAGGAGAGAGGAGGAGGATTTTGAGTATGGCGATGTTCCAGATGATGAGTATGACGATTTGGAAACAGATGAGGGGGATCTGCTGTCCACGGATGAGGAAGAAAGAGGAGGGTACGATGATGATCCGAAACCTACCAGTCTGGAAAAGGTGTACTGA
- the LOC125675478 gene encoding uncharacterized protein LOC125675478, translating to MKVGEVGLSRTGNTQSNKLAMDSSSFTPQIETGIQHMSESVFVGLCRTVGTSQQVEMRRDMMDIEEMVKNKARKSNQQTSMLSGSEREGFRMKGSDMDAMYWYNNQPVIWDLSQTQFYNIHRQSLILSVSSESPPGFTLLQLLSPRAGNRVISALVTMNGGRYISSSKYREITCSDVVPNSTVHGPCSSGVIGTLEYDDAHCFACDFWPPSASSWIDRCHTWPQPQVVRDIVRSGCHFVAIGHKLGSHESNEWRISFSLAEQKLVYSMNHCQFLTYGLLKLFLKEVINNGLGDNEKLLCSYHMKTAVFWMIQQNTIPNWCPQNLLKCFWYCFKLILKWVYEGACPNFFIPENNMFLSNIHGEAQNRLFIRLFGFYEKGLASLLHIPSLRSYIMNVLYNPRLGICTDEHTLVSETKFDKEMFSEMYVRNSISSSDLYLNMKYLNIVEQLIFSPLTEYQIVMLQVLTSSILHSAVFTLQNMYSNTTENKLMYIADRMSCHMLKLTAKFGYISDRLYIAMYYYKTLRYTEALSVIEMTKVDLAQPYVMYNRTVDTERYAEAVGGRSWSTKLRHAVAWTIKLDNSIIYINELMTEQLFSSLNHLSNLYIPPLVVLHMLEFLCYRHIDTMRAQTALNDLQVLVHHDQGLYVPQILRDISWQILGFCQQISGNLQAALYSYQQSLKYPYHKIQSATQMRIHELG from the exons atgaaagtagGTGAAGTGGGACTTTCCAGAACTGGAAATACCCAGAGTAATAAACTAGCAATGGATTCCTCCAGTTTTACACCCCAAAT TGAAACAGGTATACAGCATATGTCAGAGTCCGTTTTTGTGGGACTGTGTCGTACTGTGGGGACATCACAACAGGTGGAAATGAGGAGAGATATGATGGACATTGAGGAGATGGTGAAAAATAAAGCAAGAAAAAGTAACCAGCAGACGTCGATGTTGAGTGGAAGTGAGAGAGAAGGATTCAGAATGAAGGGATCTGATATGGATGCGATGTATTGGTATAACAACCAACCAGTGATCTGGGACTTATCTCAGACCcagttttacaatatacacagACAATCCCTGATTCTCTCTGTCTCTTCTGAAAGTCCACCCGGATTTACTTTACTTCAACTACTGTCACCAAGGGCAGGTAACAGAGTTATCTCAGCATTAGTCACAATGAATGGTGGACGTTATATATCTAGTTCTAAATACAGAGAGATCACATGTTCCGATGTAGTGCCTAACTCTACAGTACATGGTCCATGTAGCAGTGGAGTTATAGGGACACTAGAATATGATGATGCCCATTGTTTTGCTTGTGACTTTTGGCCTCCGTCTGCCTCCTCATGGATAGACAGATGTCACACATGGCCCCAGCCACAGGTTGTTAGGGACATAGTCAGAAGTGGATGTCATTTTGTAGCAATAGGACACAAATTAGGAAGTCATGAAAGCAATGAATGGAGAATTTCATTTTCTCTGGCAGAACAAAAACTTGTGTACTCAATGAACCACTGTCAATTCTTAACTTACGGTTTGCTGAAATTGTTCTTAAAAGAAGTCATTAACAATGGATTAGGTGATAATGAGAAATTACTGTGTTCCTATCACATGAAGACAGCAGTTTTCTGGATGATTCAACAAAACACAATACCTAACTGGTGTCCACAGAATCTCCTGAAATGTTTCTGGTACTGCTTTAAACTCATCCTTAAATGGGTGTATGAGGGAGCCTGTCCTAACTTTTTCATTCCAGAAAACAACATGTTTCTCAGTAATATCCACGGTGAAGCACAAAACAGATTATTCATTAGGCTGTTTGGTTTTTATGAAAAAGGTTTAGCATCTCTGTTACACATTCCCTCCCTCAGGTCCTATATCATGAACGTGCTTTATAACCCCAGACTCGGTATTTGTACTGATGAACACACTCTGGTGTCTGAGACCAAGTTTGATAAAGAAATGTTCAGTGAGATGTATGTAAGAAATTCAATATCGTCATCAGACCTCTACCTCAATATGAAGTACTTAAACATAGTAGAACAGTTGATATTCTCACCCCTGACAGAGTATCAAATTGTCATGTTACAGGTACTTACATCCTCCATCCTTCACAGTGCTGTTTTTACATTACAAAACATGTACAGCAACACCACTGAAAACAAGCTGATGTATATTGCTGACAGAATGTCCTGTCACATGTTGAAACTCACAGCCAAGTTTGGGTATATTTCTGACAGGTTGTATATTGCAATGTATTATTACAAGACACTCAGATACACAGAAGCTTTGTCTGTGATAGAGATGACAAAGGTCGACTTAGCTCAGCCATATGTGATGTATAACAGGACAGTAGACACAGAGAGGTATGCCGAGGCTGTAGGGGGACGGTCCTGGTCTACAAAGTTAAGACATGCTGTGGCTTGGACTATCAAATTAGACAACAGTATCATTTATATCAATGAATTAATGACAGAGCAGCTGTTCTCCTCACTGAACCATTTATCTAACCTGTATATTCCACCCCTAGTTGTGTTACACATGCTGGAGTTCTTGTGTTACAGACATATTGACACAATGAGAGCACAAACAGCTCTTAATGATCTACAGGTCCTAGTTCACCATGATCAGGGGCTGTATGTACCTCAAATACTAAGAGACATATCATGGCAGATCCTGGGTTTCTGTCAACAGATCTCGGGGAACCTCCAGGCTGCTCTATACTCCTACCAACAATCACTCAAATATCCATACCATAAAATACAAAGTGCCACACAAATGAGAATACATGAACTCGGATAA